The segment AAATAATAAGATAAACTTCGGTTAAAATCTTTTTGTTTTTTAATACCCATGGCTTGTTTAAAACTTTGCCCAAAATGATGAATAATTTTCGCCTCTGGAGTATATAAAATTTTAAAATCCGCCTCTTTCGCGCGTTTACAAAAATCAACTTCCTCAAACCAAATCCAAAAATTTTCATCAAGCATCCCGATTTTATTTATCACTTCTCGGCGAATCAGCATAAACGCGCCCATTACCTGATCAGCTTCTTGTATTTTTTCATAATCAAAATCCTGAACTAAATATTTATACATCGTTTTGGAGTGTGGCAGGAGATGGTGAATTTTTAATAAAATGAAAATTTGCGAGGCCAAGTCTGGAAAAGCGCGAACTGACGGTTGAAGCGACAAATCTGGATTTAATAATTTACAGCCGCCGATGCCGCACTCGGGATGAGTGTCCATAAATTGAACCATCTTGCCTAATGCGTTATCCAGAATTTCCGTATCCGGATTTAAAAGTAAAATATACCGACCACGAGATTTTTTTATTGCTAAATTATTTCCTTTGGCAAAACCCAAATTTTCCGCGCTCGCTGTTAAATCAACTTGGGGAAATTTTTCTCTTACCATTTCTACACTTCCATCGCCTGAATTGTTATCCACGACAAAAACTTCAAAAGTAATATCTTTTGTTTGTTCAAAAATTGATTTCAAACATTTTTCTAGCAAATCCTTGACTTTCCAATTTACGATAATGATTGACAAGTCCATATTATAAATGATGTTTTGCTTTGATAATTTTCAAAGCGGCACTGTATTTTTTTATCGCCTTTGGCGCCCAACCAATTTTTTCCCAAGGAATTTTATACATAAAACTTGGCAGCCAAGAAGAAATTCCGGTTCGGCGAGGTTTTACAGTAAATAAAAATTCGGGCACCCAAATACCAACGTGTCCTTGCTCAGCCATCGTTAGCCACAAATCCCAATCCTGAAATTTTTTTAAACTTTCATCCCAGCCGGGAAAGTGTTCGCGACGAATAAGTGTTGTAGAAGTAATATAATTCATTTTCTTAAGCGCCTCGCCATCAAACTCATGAAGACCAAATTTTTTTCTGCCCCACATAAAAGATGAATAGGCAAAAGATGCTTCGGGATGATTTAAAAGCGCGTCTAACATTTTTTGAAGCATTTCCGGTTTGGCGTCAATATCGGCATCAGCAAAAATTATAAACTGGCTGGTTGATTCCCTAAATCCCCTATTTCTTGCTGCCGGCGCGCCAAGATTTTTTTGGTTAATAATTTTTATTCGGTCTTTATATTTTTCCAAAACTTCAGCCGTGTTATCCGTTGAACCATCATTAACTACAATAATTTCAAAATCTTTGAATGTTTGGTTAAACAATGATAAAAGACACGCTTCAATCGTGTCTCCGTGCTGGTAGGTTGGGATTATTACGCTTATTTTTGGGAACATATTTTTATAATTATAAAGGTTTTTGCTTTAAAAAACAAGATAAAAAGATCCACCAGGGCACAGCCAGTAGTGGATCAGATGGAAAATATTCGGTTGTACTGCTCGGCTACCTCACGGGTTGGAATTGGATCTTGCCCTCATCCCCGGTTCTGCTCACGATCTCCATGTAGTAGAGTTCGATCTCGAGCCTGGGGCAACGCCGTTGCAGCGTATCTCGCGCGGCTCGCATATCGTCCTCATGGGCCGCTCTCTCCGCTTCAAGGCTCGGGAACGCCTCCGAACCGCCCCAGGCCTTGCAGTCGCGATGGGCGATCAAGATGACCCGCGTAGCTTGGTGGTGATGGTCAGAGACCCTACTGAACGCACCCAGGAAAACGTTCCTTGTTTCTCGATCGGTGTAGACCCTCGGCCCAGAAGGAAAAGTGTAGGGCGTGTAGAATAGAATGCCCAGCTCGTGCCTCAAGAAATCCTGGTGCTGCTGGACAAACCGATAGTCCAGACAGAAGACGGCTACTACCGGGACTCTCAGTTTGAGATCAACCAGGTACAACTTACTTGCTTCTCTCATCTTCCCTCCTCCTTAACTCCTCCCCCTGTTTATTTTTTCAAAAAATTTAAAAAAATAAACCGAGAGACGTTATCTTTCGGCAAAGAATATTTTTACTCAACTGGATTAAATTCTATGTTTTCACCAATAATTTCCGCGTAAAACATACTGACCGAAATTTTTGGGAATTGCTCAAGCAAAATATCTCGGACAGTTTGTAAATCTTTTATTTGCGTTGCTTCTTCAGTCGCCAGATCCGGAAAAGCTACTGATCCACCGTAAGCGCCGCAATCGCGATGGGCAATTAAAATAATTTTTTCAATATGGTGCAAATTAATTGACACATTTTTGAGCGCTTCAAGAAAAACGTTACGCGTTGGTTCGCTGACTAAGGCTTTTGGTCCGCCCGGAAAAACATATTGATCAAATTCTTCAAAGCCAAGTTCGCGCGAAATAAATTGTTCATGCTGAGTTCGAAATCTTGGATCAAGACAATAGATCGCGGCTACTGGAACATGATGAAAATTTTTAAAAGGATATTGTTGCATAATATAAATAAATTATTCTTCAACTTTAATGCTCGGCGCGGTGCGTGCCCGGCTTCTTTTTCTCGCGACCTTAAGACGCGCCAATTCGCGTTCAAGACTAGCCGCTGCATCAGCGTATTTTTCCGCATCAACATGTTTTTCTTCAAGAACTTTTTGCGCTCGCTCTCTGGCTTTTTCAATTTCTACTTCCACAAGTTCTTCCGCCTTTTCCGCGGTATCGGCCAAAATCAAAACTTTATCTCCAGTAACTTCAATAAATCCGCCAGAACAAGACATGGCGATTTCCTCTTTATCTTTTTTGGCAACAATCTCTCCTGGACGAAGCATGGCAATCAAGGGAATGTGATTTGGCAAAATCGTAATCTCTCCTTCCGCCGTAGGAATAGTTATTTGATCAACTTCATCTTTTAAGACAACTCTTTCGGGAGTAATGATTTCAAATTTTAATTTGGAGGCCATGTCAATTTTTTTAATTATTACGCCGTAACTTCCTCAATTCCGCCCTTCATATAGAAAGATTGTTCTGGTTTGTCGTCGTGTTTGCCTTCTAAAATTTCTTTGAAACTGCGAATAGTATCTTTAAGCGAAACATATTTACCTGGCGTACCAGTAAAAGTTTCCGCTACAGAGAATGGCTGAGACAAGAATTTTTGAATTTTTCTTGCTCGCGACACGGTCAATTTATCTTCTTCAGATAGTTCTTCCATACCCAAAATAGCAATAATATCTTGTAAATCTTTGTAGCGTTGCAAAACCTTTTGTACTTGGCGGGCGACATTATAATGTTCTTCGCCGACAATTTTTGGATCCAAAATCGTGGAAGTGGAATCTAGCGGATCCACGGCCGGATAAATACCGAGTTCAGTCAAAGCGCGATTAAGCACTACAGTTGAATCAAGATGGGCAAAAGTATTCGCTGGCGCCGGATCAGTTAAATCATCGGCTGGAACGTATACGGCTTGCACGGAAGTCACGGAACCAAGATTCGTGGAAGTAATTCTTTCTTGAAGTTCACCCATTTCCGTGGCCAAAGTTGGCTGATAACCTACGGCCGAGGGAATGCGGCCGAGGAGCGCCGACACTTCCGAGCCGGCTTGCGTGAAACGGAAAATATTATCAATAAAAAGGAGTACGTCTTGTTTTTCTTCATCACGAAAATATTCAGCCATAGAAAGTGCGGACAAAGCTACGCGTTGACGAGATCCCGGAGGTTCATTCATTTGTCCAAATACCATGGCGAGTTTGTCTAAAACGCCCGAATCCTTCATTTCGTGATAAAGATCATTTCCTTCACGAGTTCGCTCGCCTACTCCAGCAAATACGGAAACACCGCCGTGCGCCTTAGCAATATTATTAATAAGTTCCTGAATAACCACGGTTTTTCCCACACCGGCTCCGCCAAACAATCCGACTTTACCACCTTTTAGAATCGGACAAATGAGGTCAATAACTTTAATTCCGGTTTCTAAAATTTCAGTTTTGGTTGATTGGTCAGTAAATTTCGGCGCCGGACGATGAATCGGATATCGTTTTTTTGACTTAAATTCTCCAAGTCCGTCGACCGTTTCACCTAAAAGATTAAAAACTCTGCCAAGCGTTTCTTTTCCAACCGGTACGGAAATCGGCGCGTCAGTATCTACGGCTTCCATTTGCCGACGCAGACCGTCTGTCGCGCCCATAGCCACGGCACGAACCAAATTTCCGCCAAGGTGCTGTTGGACCTCAAGAACAAGCTTTTCTCCATCTGCCTTTTTTATTTCCACGGCATTGTAAATTTGCGGAATTTTTTCTTTAAATTCCAAGTCCACAACCGGACCAATGATTTGTTTGACAGTTCCTTTGTTCATATTTTTTATATAATTTATAAATTAAATTAATGCTATTCCAGGGCCGCCTTGCCACTTACAATTTCCATAATTTCTTTTGTGATAGCCGACTGGCGAACTTGATTATACATTAAAGTTAAATCAAATATCATGTCTTCGGCAGAATCAGAAGCATTCTTCATCGCCACCATTCTGGCGGAATGTTCCGAAGCGTTAGATTCCAAAATTGCCTGAAAAATTTGCATTTCCACCATTTTCGGTAGCATATATTCCAAAACTTGATCGGGCGACGGTTCAAATAAAAATTCATATTCTTTTTCTTCACGCTTTTCCGGCGTTTTTTCTTCACTCACTTTTCCCAAATCCGCGTCACGCTCCCGAGAAAACGGCAAGAGTTTTAAAATTCTCGGGCGCTGGGAAATTGTAGAAATAAAATCAGTATAAGCCAGATAAACTTCGTCGTACTTTCCCGCGGAAAAATCATCAATCACAATTTTCGCAATCGCTCTAATCTCCGCGAGCCGTGTCACGCTGGATAAATTCGTAAAATCCGCCACGAGTTTTATTTTGTGGCGCGCCGTAAAATCCCGGCTTTTTTTCCCGACAGTTAAAAACTCCATTTCAATTCCCTTGTCCATTAAACCTTTGGAAAATTCCGCGATTTTTTTAATAATTTGCGCGTTAAATCCTCCGCACAAACCGCGATCAGAAGAAACCAAAACCACGCAAACCTTTTTAACTTTATCTTTTTTAACTAAGAAAGAATGAAGTTTAGAATCGGTTTTTCCCGACAAATCAGAAATCAAAGACCAAGCCCGGTTGGCGTAATCGCGAGTGCGAAGCGTTGCCTGCTGGGCTTTTCTCATTTTTGAAGCCGCAACCATTTCCATCGCCTTGGTAATTTTTTTGGTGTTAGTGATGGATTTGATACGTCTTCGGATGATTTTTGTAGAAACGGCCATTGCTGTGCGTTAAAATTATAAGCTTGCCTTAAAATCCGCGATAGTTGTTTTTAATTTTTCTTCAATTTCCGGAACTAACTCTTTCTTTTTCGCAATCTCTGCCAAAACGCCAGCCGGTTCGGATTTCAGATACGCATGGAATTTATCTTCCCACTCTTTTAATTTTTCCACTGGCACGTCATCCAAATAACCATTGATGCCGGCGTAAAGAATCGCGACCTGATTTTCCATAGACATCGGAACATATTGGCCTTGTTTTAAAACTTCAGTTAATCTTCTGCCGCGTTCAATTTGTTTTCTTGTTGCTTCATCAAGATCTGAAGCAAATTGGGCAAAGGCCTCAAGTTCACGGAATTGCGCCAAGTCCAAACGCAAACGGCCGGCAACTTTTTTCATAGCTTTAGTCTGTGCGGCGGAACCAACGCGGGAAACGGAAAGACCGACGTTTAGAGCCGGACGAATACCTTTGTAAAATAAATCTGATTCCAAATAAATCTGGCCGTCGGTAATGGAAATAACATTGGTCGGAATGTAAGCGGAAACATCTCCAGCCTGAGTTTCAATAATTGGCAAAGCGGTCAAAGATCCACCGCCAAAATCAGGATTCATCTTTGCGGCGCGTTCCAAAAGGCGTGAATGCAAATAAAAAATATCGCCCGGATAAGCTTCACGTCCCGGAGGTCGGCGAAGAAGTAAAGAGATTTGACGATAAGAGGCGGCGTGCTTTGAAAGATCATCATAAATAACAAGTGCGTCTTTGCCCTGATCCATAAAATATTCGCCCATGGCGCAGCCAGCGTAAGGCGCGATAAAAGAAAGTGAAGCGGGATCTGAAGCGCCGGCAGACACGACAATTGTGTGCTCCATAGCGCCAAATTCTTCAAATTTGGCTACAATTTTAGCAATTTTTGATTCCTTCTGTCCGATAGCCACATAAATACAAACACAATTTTTCCCCTTTTGATTAATAATCGTATCAATCGCGAGGGCGGTTTTTCCGGTTTGACGATCTCCAATAATTAATTCTCTTTGCCCGCGGCCGATTGGGATCATAGAATCGATAGCTTTAATGCCGGTTTGGAGCGGAGTCGCAACTTTTTGTCTTGTTATAACGCCCGGCGCAATTTTTTCTATCGGATAAAATTTACTTTCTTTTATAGCGCCTTTTCCATCTTTCGGCAGACCAAGAGAATCCACAACTCTTCCAATCAAATTTTCTCCGACAGGTACGGATAGAATTCTGCCAGTGCTTTTGACCGTATCCCCTTCTTTAATATGAATATGTTCACCCAAAATCATGGCGCCGATAATATCTTCTTCAAGATTTAGGGCAACGCCAAAAACCGACTCCCCTGATTTTTCACTGCTCACAAATTCAAGCATTTCTCCGGCCATGCACTCCGAGAGCCCAGTAATTCTTGCGATACCATCGCCAATCTCCGCGACATGGCCGACTTTTTCCACACCAGAGGAAACTTTTGCTTCGGCAATTTGTTTTTTTAAACTTTCAATAATAAAATTCACGTCCGACATAATTTTTTATTTAACAAATAAATGATTTTTTAATATTCTAAATTTATTTTTTAAACTACTGTCAAAAACCATATCTTCTGCTTCAAGAATAAAACCGCCAATTAAACTCGGGTCAACCTCTTTTGTAATATTTATTTTTTTAAAACTTTTTTTCAAAATAGTGGGAGCTGATTGTTTTATTTTCTCCATTAAATCTTCTTTAATCGGTTCCGCACTTTTTATTTTTAAATCCACAATTCCTTCTGCATGATTAGCATATTTTATAAAGTACTCGATAATTTGCGGAGCAAAACGAAACGCATTATTTTTTGCGAGCGTCTTTATAAAATTGCCCAAAATACTCCGCACCTTTTCTTTGGGTGCGTCTTTTACTGCTTCATACAGGGCAATCGCGTATTGTTTGGGT is part of the Patescibacteria group bacterium genome and harbors:
- a CDS encoding carbonic anhydrase: MREASKLYLVDLKLRVPVVAVFCLDYRFVQQHQDFLRHELGILFYTPYTFPSGPRVYTDRETRNVFLGAFSRVSDHHHQATRVILIAHRDCKAWGGSEAFPSLEAERAAHEDDMRAARDTLQRRCPRLEIELYYMEIVSRTGDEGKIQFQPVR
- the atpG gene encoding ATP synthase F1 subunit gamma, giving the protein MAVSTKIIRRRIKSITNTKKITKAMEMVAASKMRKAQQATLRTRDYANRAWSLISDLSGKTDSKLHSFLVKKDKVKKVCVVLVSSDRGLCGGFNAQIIKKIAEFSKGLMDKGIEMEFLTVGKKSRDFTARHKIKLVADFTNLSSVTRLAEIRAIAKIVIDDFSAGKYDEVYLAYTDFISTISQRPRILKLLPFSRERDADLGKVSEEKTPEKREEKEYEFLFEPSPDQVLEYMLPKMVEMQIFQAILESNASEHSARMVAMKNASDSAEDMIFDLTLMYNQVRQSAITKEIMEIVSGKAALE
- a CDS encoding carbonic anhydrase produces the protein MQQYPFKNFHHVPVAAIYCLDPRFRTQHEQFISRELGFEEFDQYVFPGGPKALVSEPTRNVFLEALKNVSINLHHIEKIILIAHRDCGAYGGSVAFPDLATEEATQIKDLQTVRDILLEQFPKISVSMFYAEIIGENIEFNPVE
- a CDS encoding glycosyltransferase family 2 protein; protein product: MDLSIIIVNWKVKDLLEKCLKSIFEQTKDITFEVFVVDNNSGDGSVEMVREKFPQVDLTASAENLGFAKGNNLAIKKSRGRYILLLNPDTEILDNALGKMVQFMDTHPECGIGGCKLLNPDLSLQPSVRAFPDLASQIFILLKIHHLLPHSKTMYKYLVQDFDYEKIQEADQVMGAFMLIRREVINKIGMLDENFWIWFEEVDFCKRAKEADFKILYTPEAKIIHHFGQSFKQAMGIKKQKDFNRSLSYYFKKHGTKGEWLAIQILRPLSLILAWSAQSFKK
- a CDS encoding glycosyltransferase family A protein; this encodes MFPKISVIIPTYQHGDTIEACLLSLFNQTFKDFEIIVVNDGSTDNTAEVLEKYKDRIKIINQKNLGAPAARNRGFRESTSQFIIFADADIDAKPEMLQKMLDALLNHPEASFAYSSFMWGRKKFGLHEFDGEALKKMNYITSTTLIRREHFPGWDESLKKFQDWDLWLTMAEQGHVGIWVPEFLFTVKPRRTGISSWLPSFMYKIPWEKIGWAPKAIKKYSAALKIIKAKHHL
- the atpD gene encoding F0F1 ATP synthase subunit beta — protein: MNKGTVKQIIGPVVDLEFKEKIPQIYNAVEIKKADGEKLVLEVQQHLGGNLVRAVAMGATDGLRRQMEAVDTDAPISVPVGKETLGRVFNLLGETVDGLGEFKSKKRYPIHRPAPKFTDQSTKTEILETGIKVIDLICPILKGGKVGLFGGAGVGKTVVIQELINNIAKAHGGVSVFAGVGERTREGNDLYHEMKDSGVLDKLAMVFGQMNEPPGSRQRVALSALSMAEYFRDEEKQDVLLFIDNIFRFTQAGSEVSALLGRIPSAVGYQPTLATEMGELQERITSTNLGSVTSVQAVYVPADDLTDPAPANTFAHLDSTVVLNRALTELGIYPAVDPLDSTSTILDPKIVGEEHYNVARQVQKVLQRYKDLQDIIAILGMEELSEEDKLTVSRARKIQKFLSQPFSVAETFTGTPGKYVSLKDTIRSFKEILEGKHDDKPEQSFYMKGGIEEVTA
- the atpA gene encoding F0F1 ATP synthase subunit alpha, which gives rise to MSDVNFIIESLKKQIAEAKVSSGVEKVGHVAEIGDGIARITGLSECMAGEMLEFVSSEKSGESVFGVALNLEEDIIGAMILGEHIHIKEGDTVKSTGRILSVPVGENLIGRVVDSLGLPKDGKGAIKESKFYPIEKIAPGVITRQKVATPLQTGIKAIDSMIPIGRGQRELIIGDRQTGKTALAIDTIINQKGKNCVCIYVAIGQKESKIAKIVAKFEEFGAMEHTIVVSAGASDPASLSFIAPYAGCAMGEYFMDQGKDALVIYDDLSKHAASYRQISLLLRRPPGREAYPGDIFYLHSRLLERAAKMNPDFGGGSLTALPIIETQAGDVSAYIPTNVISITDGQIYLESDLFYKGIRPALNVGLSVSRVGSAAQTKAMKKVAGRLRLDLAQFRELEAFAQFASDLDEATRKQIERGRRLTEVLKQGQYVPMSMENQVAILYAGINGYLDDVPVEKLKEWEDKFHAYLKSEPAGVLAEIAKKKELVPEIEEKLKTTIADFKASL
- the atpH gene encoding ATP synthase F1 subunit delta, whose protein sequence is MKIKPKQYAIALYEAVKDAPKEKVRSILGNFIKTLAKNNAFRFAPQIIEYFIKYANHAEGIVDLKIKSAEPIKEDLMEKIKQSAPTILKKSFKKINITKEVDPSLIGGFILEAEDMVFDSSLKNKFRILKNHLFVK
- a CDS encoding F0F1 ATP synthase subunit epsilon; this translates as MASKLKFEIITPERVVLKDEVDQITIPTAEGEITILPNHIPLIAMLRPGEIVAKKDKEEIAMSCSGGFIEVTGDKVLILADTAEKAEELVEVEIEKARERAQKVLEEKHVDAEKYADAAASLERELARLKVARKRSRARTAPSIKVEE